A genomic region of Antennarius striatus isolate MH-2024 chromosome 16, ASM4005453v1, whole genome shotgun sequence contains the following coding sequences:
- the gpatch8 gene encoding G patch domain-containing protein 8 isoform X4, with protein sequence MGMGRMEMELDYAEDATEKRRVLEVEKEDTEELRQKYKDQVEKEKAIAKALEDLRANFYCELCDKQYTKHQEFDNHINSYDHAHKQRLKELKQREFARNVSSRSRKDGKKQEKMLRRLHELAEQRKRQDQFLCSSTPGSGPMFKTTTVAVDGEEGDNILLENTTLTDGSLEAPPADRAEQSSPKLGPTISFSFGKNTSTPSSSSSPTLSGASKVSVSFSFAKKAPVKLETAAAVFADHGEEAMEEEDGQEEEKAGGQEETSGCSAESAKESEGGESVVLAGTDEPQEPDDGGSLASTLNKLKMMMKKDEGYAGQEPQYYHYVPPAHCRVKPHFQFLLFMKATDQCQSNEEDDEEEAQEEKIKEDISEQTEADVDESKTVTEHVDVPSTPDPDLNPPSPKVKTEDVSSCAADVDAITTVSPTQKVESAQNPLDSNPGPKIPTGPFFPVLSKDESTTLQWPSELLEFTKAEPSLSYSCNPLYFDFKLSRKKGVRGGKAAKSPRPCEESEDKGQEMTVSTAEVDSTTNPGTSTDKDKPMAKKDPGQSEIEEHKPAAGNSSAKKKKKKKKHKKSAKHSKRKAKEKGAKEDVEGEPEAMQDKPKKKKKHKRKKSKNKAADHNEATGEEKEKAHQKSEDKSVASCFQLATGGGGATGNSGAEPGKRKRATKEVPCKSAAEEKGAGKGTEMANSSEEHGSTKRQKTESSTPQSASCSTSAQKIPGPGRPPSSESEEEGGSKTQRSHHHRSSPHEQRRHHSEESGRSCSHSSRHGERRGSSRRRHRGQTSHSRSYSSSSERSSAGSSAYSHRSRSYSDSYSDYSTEGHRRRHSKRSSDSEYERRGSRGRRRSRRHQYSSSSSEDSRSRSRSYSRRKRHRRHRRSSSRSSSSWSRSTSARSWRRSYSRSHSSASRSSSSAKGSPRRRGARGRVDSETHRRDFNRSRIYRSQSPRSSSSRGLNRNAHSSGSQSLRSGGSRDAGEQKNTLTARQLLEKVQSKKSSDDSATGTKSGIKIKDPPQGYFGPKLPPTLGSKAMLPLFGKLQAGKKPLIPLTRPTDGEKSGGGKSSEAEAEVILVEPIREFPPPPPPPAPPVQKVEEAPQTTAVPEETQLPPAETQVYQEPRPLFEQEPTMMMPQYQGETGQDPSQNPMMESLMPEMQQQQPPMHAYPGYPPPNMEDGGMEAEEDGLAPLESQPITFTPEEMEKYSKLQQAAQQHIQQQLLAKQVKTFPSAAAAAAAAAAAANLAPAPHPPALQQIHIQQPTVSVASGTSITTVQHAILQHHAATAAAMGIHPAHPHHPHPAHAQLAQVHHIPQHHLTPISLSPLGPSLGHSLGHSLGHAGLIPAHPTAFLSGQPIHIIPASALHHTPLALHHVPHTALYPTLFTPRPSQAAAAAAALQLHPLLHPIFSGQDLQHPPNHGS encoded by the exons GATCAAGTGGAAAAAGAGAAAGCCATTGCAAAGGCTCTCGAAGACCTGAGAGCCAATTTCTACTGTGAGCTGTGTGACAAACAGTACACCAAACACCAGGAGTTTGACAACCACATCAACTCCTACGACCACGCTCACAAGCAG AGGCTTAAAGAGCTGAAGCAGAGGGAGTTCGCCCGTAACGTGTCATCGCGTTCCCGGAAAGAtggaaaaaagcaagaaaagatGCTGCGTCGGTTGCATGAGTTGGCTGAGCAGAGAAAACGGCAGGACCA ATTCTTGTGTTCCAGTACTCCAGGAAGTGGGCCCATGTTCAAAACTACCACAGTGGCAGTGGATGGAGAAGAAGGTGACAACATCCTGCTTGAGAACACCACATTGACAGACGGTTCCCTGGAAGCACCACCAGCAGATAGAGCTGAGCAATCCTCCCCAAAGCTTGGTCCAACCATCAGCTTCTCTTTTGGGAAGAACACctccactccctcctcctcctcctccccgacTCTAAGCGGCGCATCCAAAGTCAGTGTGTCCTTCTCGTTTGCTAAGAAAGCACCGGTAAAACTGGAGACGGCAGCAGCAGTGTTTGCCGATCATGGAGAAGAGGCtatggaggaagaggatggccaggaagaagaaaaggcaggaggacaggaagagacaTCTGGCTGCAGTGCGGAAAGCGCCAAAGAAAGTGAAGGCGGGGAGAGTGTCGTCTTGGCGGGGACGGATGAGCCTCAGGAGCCTGACGACGGCGGCTCTCTGGCCTCTACTCTCAACAAattgaagatgatgatgaaaaaagatGAAGGATACGCCGGCCAGGAGCCTCAGTACTATCACTACGTACCTCCGGCTCACTGTCGAGTAAAGCCTCACTTCCAATTCTTGCTGTTTATGAAGGCAACCGATCAGTGTCAGAGCAATGAAGAAGACGATGAAGAAGAAGCCCAGGAGGAGAAAATCAAAGAAGATATTTCTGAGCAGACAGAGGCCGATGTCGATGAAAGCAAGACCGTAACAGAACACGTTGACGTCCCTTCAACCCCCGACCCAGATCTAAATCCGCCATCGCCTAAAGTGAAGACGGAGGATGTCTCTTCCTGTGCAGCAGATGTAGATGCCATCACGACCGTTTCCCCGACTCAAAAAGTGGAGAGCGCACAGAATCCTCTGGACTCCAACCCAGGTCCTAAAATCCCCACAGGTCCGTTTTTCCCTGTCCTGAGCAAAGACGAGAGCACGACCCTGCAGTGGCCATCGGAGCTCCTTGAGTTCACAAAAGCGGAGCCTTCTCTGTCCTACAGTTGTAACCCCCTCTACTTTGACTTCAAGCTGTCGCGTAAAAAAGGAGTACGTGGAGGGAAAGCAGCAAAGTCCCCAAGGCCTTGTGAAGAGTCCGAAGACAAGGGACAAGAGATGACTGTGTCGACAGCTGAAGTAGATTCGACCACTAACCCCGGTACCAGCACGGACAAAGACAAGCCGATGGCAAAAAAAGACCCTGGCCAATCAGAAATTGAAGAGCACAAGCCAGCTGCTGGCAACAGTAGcgccaagaagaagaagaaaaaaaagaaacacaagaagTCGGCAAAGCACTCAAAACGCAAAGCAAAGGAGAAAGGAGCAAAAGAAGATGTGGAGGGAGAGCCGGAGGCGATGCAAGATAAgcccaaaaagaagaaaaaacacaaacggaagaagagcaaaaacaaaGCTGCAGACCACAATGAGGCAACGGGTGAAGAGAAGGAAAAGGCGCACCAGAAGTCAGAGGACAAATCTGTTGCTTCTTGTTTTCAACTTGCGACCGGTGGGGGAGGGGCCACAGGGAATTCAGGAGCGGAACCCGGGAAAAGGAAACGCGCTACGAAGGAAGTGCCTTGCAAGtctgcagcagaggagaaggGAGCTGGGAAAGGCACGGAAATGGCCAACTCCTCGGAGGAGCACGGTAGCACCAAGCGCCAAAAGACGGAATCCAGCACGCCTCAGAGCGCCTCCTGCTCCACCTCAGCCCAAAAGATTCCCGGGCCTGGGAGACCGCCAAGCAGTGAGAGTGAAGAGGAAGGTGGTTCTAAGACTCAAAGGTCACATCATCATAGGTCAAGTCCTCATGAGCAACGCCGGCACCATAGCGAAGAGTCGGGGAGGTCGTGTAGCCACTCCTCACGACACGGCGAAAGACGGGGCAGCAGTCGTCGGCGCCATCGCGGCCAAACCTCCCACAGTCGCTCGTACTCGAGCAGCTCGGAGCGCTCCTCAGCCGGCAGCAGCGCCTACAGCCACCGTAGCCGCAGCTACTCGGACAGTTACAGTGACTACAGCACCGAGGGTCACAGGCGAAGACATTCCAAACGCTCATCGGACTCCGAGTACGAGCGGCGAGGAAGCCGAGGACGGAGAAGATCGAGGAGACATCagtactcctcttcctcctccgaaGATTCGCGCTCACGTTCGCGCAGCTACAGCCGCAGAAAAAGACACCGGCGGCACCGAAGGAGCAGCTCCAGAagctccagcagctggagccGCAGCACGAGCGCCAGATCGTGGCGTCGCAGCTACAGCCGGAGCCACAGCTCCGCCAGCCGCTCCTCCAGCTCCGCCAAAGGCTCCCCTCGCCGACGAGGCGCCAGGGGACGAGTCGACAGCGAAACACACCGCAGAGATTTCAACCGCTCTCGCATTTACCGCTCGCAGTCTCCGCGTTCGTCCTCGTCGCGTGGCCTCAACCGCAACGCCCATTCGTCCGGCTCGCAGTCTCTGAGGTCAGGGGGGTCTCGAGACGCGGGCGAGCAGAAAAACACCCTCACTGCTCGCCAGCTGCTGGAGAAGGTTCAGTCGAAAAAAAGCTCTGACGATTCCGCCACAGGAACAAAGTCTGGGATTAAGATTAAGGACCCACCACAAGGTTACTTTGGTCCCAAACTGCCCCCAACTCTGGGAAGCAAAGCCATGCTGCCTCTGTTTGGTAAACTGCAGGCAGGGAAGAAGCCGCTGATTCCTCTGACGAGACCGACTGACGGGGAAAAGTCTGGAGGGGGGAAGAGCTCCGAGGCGGAGGCAGAGGTCATCCTTGTAGAGCCCATAAGAGAgttcccccctcctccaccgCCTCCTGCTCCGCCTGTCCAGAAGGTTGAGGAGGCCCCCCAGACCACAGCAGTGCCAGAGGAGACGCAGCTCCCCCCCGCAGAGACACAGGTGTACCAAGAACCACGGCCGCTGTTTGAACAGGAGCCCACCATGATGATGCCCCAGTACCAAGGAGAAACCGGGCAGGACCCCTCCCAGAACCCCATGATGGAGTCCCTCATGCCAGAGATGCAACAGCAGCAGCCCCCCATGCACGCTTACCCAGGTTACCCCCCACCCAACATGGAGGACGGCGGCATGGAGGCAGAAGAAGACGGGCTGGCTCCTCTGGAGAGCCAGCCCATAACGTTCACgccagaggagatggagaagtaCAGCAAACTGCAGCAGGCAGCCCAGCAGcacatccagcagcagctcctggcCAAGCAGGTGAAGACGTTtccctccgccgccgccgcagcaGCCGCCGCCGCAGCTGCCGCCAACTTGGCGCCGgctccccaccccccagccctgCAGCAGATCCACATCCAGCAGCCCACAGTGTCGGTGGCCTCTGGTACGTCCATCACCACGGTGCAGCACGCCATCCTGCAGCATCACGCCGCGACCGCTGCCGCCATGGGCATCCACCCGGCCCATCCCCACCACCCACACCCGGCACACGCCCAGCTGGCCCAAGTGCACCACATTCCCCAGCACCACCTCACCCCCATCTCCCTGTCCCCCCTGGGCCCATCCCTCGGTCATTCTTTGGGACACTCACTGGGACACGCCGGACTAATCCCCGCTCATCCGACGGCGTTCCTCTCCGGTCAGCCCATACATATAATCCCAGCTTCTGCACTTCACCACACCCCGTTAGCCCTCCACCACGTCCCCCACACAGCCCTCTACCCCACGCTTTTCACACCACGGCCCTCACAGGCCGCCGCAGCAGCGGCAGCCCTCCAGCTCCACCCACTGCTACACCCAATATTCTCAGGGCAGGACCTCCAGCACCCACCCAATCACGGCTCTTGA
- the gpatch8 gene encoding G patch domain-containing protein 8 isoform X1, translated as MADRFSRFNEDRDFQGGNHFDQYEEGQLELEQASLDKPIESDNIGHRLLQKHGWKLGQGLGKTMQGRTDPVPIILKYDVMGMGRMEMELDYAEDATEKRRVLEVEKEDTEELRQKYKDQVEKEKAIAKALEDLRANFYCELCDKQYTKHQEFDNHINSYDHAHKQRLKELKQREFARNVSSRSRKDGKKQEKMLRRLHELAEQRKRQDQFLCSSTPGSGPMFKTTTVAVDGEEGDNILLENTTLTDGSLEAPPADRAEQSSPKLGPTISFSFGKNTSTPSSSSSPTLSGASKVSVSFSFAKKAPVKLETAAAVFADHGEEAMEEEDGQEEEKAGGQEETSGCSAESAKESEGGESVVLAGTDEPQEPDDGGSLASTLNKLKMMMKKDEGYAGQEPQYYHYVPPAHCRVKPHFQFLLFMKATDQCQSNEEDDEEEAQEEKIKEDISEQTEADVDESKTVTEHVDVPSTPDPDLNPPSPKVKTEDVSSCAADVDAITTVSPTQKVESAQNPLDSNPGPKIPTGPFFPVLSKDESTTLQWPSELLEFTKAEPSLSYSCNPLYFDFKLSRKKGVRGGKAAKSPRPCEESEDKGQEMTVSTAEVDSTTNPGTSTDKDKPMAKKDPGQSEIEEHKPAAGNSSAKKKKKKKKHKKSAKHSKRKAKEKGAKEDVEGEPEAMQDKPKKKKKHKRKKSKNKAADHNEATGEEKEKAHQKSEDKSVASCFQLATGGGGATGNSGAEPGKRKRATKEVPCKSAAEEKGAGKGTEMANSSEEHGSTKRQKTESSTPQSASCSTSAQKIPGPGRPPSSESEEEGGSKTQRSHHHRSSPHEQRRHHSEESGRSCSHSSRHGERRGSSRRRHRGQTSHSRSYSSSSERSSAGSSAYSHRSRSYSDSYSDYSTEGHRRRHSKRSSDSEYERRGSRGRRRSRRHQYSSSSSEDSRSRSRSYSRRKRHRRHRRSSSRSSSSWSRSTSARSWRRSYSRSHSSASRSSSSAKGSPRRRGARGRVDSETHRRDFNRSRIYRSQSPRSSSSRGLNRNAHSSGSQSLRSGGSRDAGEQKNTLTARQLLEKVQSKKSSDDSATGTKSGIKIKDPPQGYFGPKLPPTLGSKAMLPLFGKLQAGKKPLIPLTRPTDGEKSGGGKSSEAEAEVILVEPIREFPPPPPPPAPPVQKVEEAPQTTAVPEETQLPPAETQVYQEPRPLFEQEPTMMMPQYQGETGQDPSQNPMMESLMPEMQQQQPPMHAYPGYPPPNMEDGGMEAEEDGLAPLESQPITFTPEEMEKYSKLQQAAQQHIQQQLLAKQVKTFPSAAAAAAAAAAAANLAPAPHPPALQQIHIQQPTVSVASGTSITTVQHAILQHHAATAAAMGIHPAHPHHPHPAHAQLAQVHHIPQHHLTPISLSPLGPSLGHSLGHSLGHAGLIPAHPTAFLSGQPIHIIPASALHHTPLALHHVPHTALYPTLFTPRPSQAAAAAAALQLHPLLHPIFSGQDLQHPPNHGS; from the exons GATCAAGTGGAAAAAGAGAAAGCCATTGCAAAGGCTCTCGAAGACCTGAGAGCCAATTTCTACTGTGAGCTGTGTGACAAACAGTACACCAAACACCAGGAGTTTGACAACCACATCAACTCCTACGACCACGCTCACAAGCAG AGGCTTAAAGAGCTGAAGCAGAGGGAGTTCGCCCGTAACGTGTCATCGCGTTCCCGGAAAGAtggaaaaaagcaagaaaagatGCTGCGTCGGTTGCATGAGTTGGCTGAGCAGAGAAAACGGCAGGACCA ATTCTTGTGTTCCAGTACTCCAGGAAGTGGGCCCATGTTCAAAACTACCACAGTGGCAGTGGATGGAGAAGAAGGTGACAACATCCTGCTTGAGAACACCACATTGACAGACGGTTCCCTGGAAGCACCACCAGCAGATAGAGCTGAGCAATCCTCCCCAAAGCTTGGTCCAACCATCAGCTTCTCTTTTGGGAAGAACACctccactccctcctcctcctcctccccgacTCTAAGCGGCGCATCCAAAGTCAGTGTGTCCTTCTCGTTTGCTAAGAAAGCACCGGTAAAACTGGAGACGGCAGCAGCAGTGTTTGCCGATCATGGAGAAGAGGCtatggaggaagaggatggccaggaagaagaaaaggcaggaggacaggaagagacaTCTGGCTGCAGTGCGGAAAGCGCCAAAGAAAGTGAAGGCGGGGAGAGTGTCGTCTTGGCGGGGACGGATGAGCCTCAGGAGCCTGACGACGGCGGCTCTCTGGCCTCTACTCTCAACAAattgaagatgatgatgaaaaaagatGAAGGATACGCCGGCCAGGAGCCTCAGTACTATCACTACGTACCTCCGGCTCACTGTCGAGTAAAGCCTCACTTCCAATTCTTGCTGTTTATGAAGGCAACCGATCAGTGTCAGAGCAATGAAGAAGACGATGAAGAAGAAGCCCAGGAGGAGAAAATCAAAGAAGATATTTCTGAGCAGACAGAGGCCGATGTCGATGAAAGCAAGACCGTAACAGAACACGTTGACGTCCCTTCAACCCCCGACCCAGATCTAAATCCGCCATCGCCTAAAGTGAAGACGGAGGATGTCTCTTCCTGTGCAGCAGATGTAGATGCCATCACGACCGTTTCCCCGACTCAAAAAGTGGAGAGCGCACAGAATCCTCTGGACTCCAACCCAGGTCCTAAAATCCCCACAGGTCCGTTTTTCCCTGTCCTGAGCAAAGACGAGAGCACGACCCTGCAGTGGCCATCGGAGCTCCTTGAGTTCACAAAAGCGGAGCCTTCTCTGTCCTACAGTTGTAACCCCCTCTACTTTGACTTCAAGCTGTCGCGTAAAAAAGGAGTACGTGGAGGGAAAGCAGCAAAGTCCCCAAGGCCTTGTGAAGAGTCCGAAGACAAGGGACAAGAGATGACTGTGTCGACAGCTGAAGTAGATTCGACCACTAACCCCGGTACCAGCACGGACAAAGACAAGCCGATGGCAAAAAAAGACCCTGGCCAATCAGAAATTGAAGAGCACAAGCCAGCTGCTGGCAACAGTAGcgccaagaagaagaagaaaaaaaagaaacacaagaagTCGGCAAAGCACTCAAAACGCAAAGCAAAGGAGAAAGGAGCAAAAGAAGATGTGGAGGGAGAGCCGGAGGCGATGCAAGATAAgcccaaaaagaagaaaaaacacaaacggaagaagagcaaaaacaaaGCTGCAGACCACAATGAGGCAACGGGTGAAGAGAAGGAAAAGGCGCACCAGAAGTCAGAGGACAAATCTGTTGCTTCTTGTTTTCAACTTGCGACCGGTGGGGGAGGGGCCACAGGGAATTCAGGAGCGGAACCCGGGAAAAGGAAACGCGCTACGAAGGAAGTGCCTTGCAAGtctgcagcagaggagaaggGAGCTGGGAAAGGCACGGAAATGGCCAACTCCTCGGAGGAGCACGGTAGCACCAAGCGCCAAAAGACGGAATCCAGCACGCCTCAGAGCGCCTCCTGCTCCACCTCAGCCCAAAAGATTCCCGGGCCTGGGAGACCGCCAAGCAGTGAGAGTGAAGAGGAAGGTGGTTCTAAGACTCAAAGGTCACATCATCATAGGTCAAGTCCTCATGAGCAACGCCGGCACCATAGCGAAGAGTCGGGGAGGTCGTGTAGCCACTCCTCACGACACGGCGAAAGACGGGGCAGCAGTCGTCGGCGCCATCGCGGCCAAACCTCCCACAGTCGCTCGTACTCGAGCAGCTCGGAGCGCTCCTCAGCCGGCAGCAGCGCCTACAGCCACCGTAGCCGCAGCTACTCGGACAGTTACAGTGACTACAGCACCGAGGGTCACAGGCGAAGACATTCCAAACGCTCATCGGACTCCGAGTACGAGCGGCGAGGAAGCCGAGGACGGAGAAGATCGAGGAGACATCagtactcctcttcctcctccgaaGATTCGCGCTCACGTTCGCGCAGCTACAGCCGCAGAAAAAGACACCGGCGGCACCGAAGGAGCAGCTCCAGAagctccagcagctggagccGCAGCACGAGCGCCAGATCGTGGCGTCGCAGCTACAGCCGGAGCCACAGCTCCGCCAGCCGCTCCTCCAGCTCCGCCAAAGGCTCCCCTCGCCGACGAGGCGCCAGGGGACGAGTCGACAGCGAAACACACCGCAGAGATTTCAACCGCTCTCGCATTTACCGCTCGCAGTCTCCGCGTTCGTCCTCGTCGCGTGGCCTCAACCGCAACGCCCATTCGTCCGGCTCGCAGTCTCTGAGGTCAGGGGGGTCTCGAGACGCGGGCGAGCAGAAAAACACCCTCACTGCTCGCCAGCTGCTGGAGAAGGTTCAGTCGAAAAAAAGCTCTGACGATTCCGCCACAGGAACAAAGTCTGGGATTAAGATTAAGGACCCACCACAAGGTTACTTTGGTCCCAAACTGCCCCCAACTCTGGGAAGCAAAGCCATGCTGCCTCTGTTTGGTAAACTGCAGGCAGGGAAGAAGCCGCTGATTCCTCTGACGAGACCGACTGACGGGGAAAAGTCTGGAGGGGGGAAGAGCTCCGAGGCGGAGGCAGAGGTCATCCTTGTAGAGCCCATAAGAGAgttcccccctcctccaccgCCTCCTGCTCCGCCTGTCCAGAAGGTTGAGGAGGCCCCCCAGACCACAGCAGTGCCAGAGGAGACGCAGCTCCCCCCCGCAGAGACACAGGTGTACCAAGAACCACGGCCGCTGTTTGAACAGGAGCCCACCATGATGATGCCCCAGTACCAAGGAGAAACCGGGCAGGACCCCTCCCAGAACCCCATGATGGAGTCCCTCATGCCAGAGATGCAACAGCAGCAGCCCCCCATGCACGCTTACCCAGGTTACCCCCCACCCAACATGGAGGACGGCGGCATGGAGGCAGAAGAAGACGGGCTGGCTCCTCTGGAGAGCCAGCCCATAACGTTCACgccagaggagatggagaagtaCAGCAAACTGCAGCAGGCAGCCCAGCAGcacatccagcagcagctcctggcCAAGCAGGTGAAGACGTTtccctccgccgccgccgcagcaGCCGCCGCCGCAGCTGCCGCCAACTTGGCGCCGgctccccaccccccagccctgCAGCAGATCCACATCCAGCAGCCCACAGTGTCGGTGGCCTCTGGTACGTCCATCACCACGGTGCAGCACGCCATCCTGCAGCATCACGCCGCGACCGCTGCCGCCATGGGCATCCACCCGGCCCATCCCCACCACCCACACCCGGCACACGCCCAGCTGGCCCAAGTGCACCACATTCCCCAGCACCACCTCACCCCCATCTCCCTGTCCCCCCTGGGCCCATCCCTCGGTCATTCTTTGGGACACTCACTGGGACACGCCGGACTAATCCCCGCTCATCCGACGGCGTTCCTCTCCGGTCAGCCCATACATATAATCCCAGCTTCTGCACTTCACCACACCCCGTTAGCCCTCCACCACGTCCCCCACACAGCCCTCTACCCCACGCTTTTCACACCACGGCCCTCACAGGCCGCCGCAGCAGCGGCAGCCCTCCAGCTCCACCCACTGCTACACCCAATATTCTCAGGGCAGGACCTCCAGCACCCACCCAATCACGGCTCTTGA